The Pedobacter cryoconitis genome has a window encoding:
- a CDS encoding NAD-dependent epimerase/dehydratase family protein: MTEKILVLGSNGQIGTELVTALRKTYGEDNVVACDIRRPDYDIKNSGPFEFVNVLEKDTLNTIFNKYKPSQVYLLAALLSATGEQNPKLAWDLNMNGLLNILDLAIVYKTAKVYWPSSIAVFGPNSPKDQTEQYCVMDPNTVYGISKLAGERWCEYYHQKFGLDVRSIRYPGLISWKAAPGGGTTDYAIHIFHDALKKASYASFLSAETELPMMYMDDAIRGTIELMDAPADRISIRSSYNFAGVSFTPETLAAEIRKHIPEFTLTYTANDPRQQIASSWPRSMDDQIARRDWGWKPEFDLSKMTIDMLNNLKKIG; this comes from the coding sequence ATGACCGAAAAAATACTAGTATTAGGCTCTAATGGGCAGATAGGAACTGAACTGGTGACTGCACTGCGCAAAACTTATGGTGAAGACAATGTAGTGGCCTGTGATATCCGACGTCCTGATTATGACATTAAGAATTCAGGACCTTTTGAGTTCGTTAATGTTTTAGAGAAGGATACTTTAAATACCATTTTTAATAAATATAAACCTAGTCAGGTTTATTTGCTGGCTGCCTTACTATCGGCTACCGGTGAGCAGAATCCAAAACTTGCCTGGGACCTGAACATGAATGGTCTGCTGAATATTCTTGACCTGGCGATAGTGTATAAAACTGCTAAAGTTTACTGGCCAAGCTCGATTGCGGTATTCGGGCCTAACTCTCCGAAGGATCAAACTGAACAATACTGTGTGATGGATCCAAATACTGTTTATGGAATCAGTAAATTAGCAGGTGAAAGATGGTGTGAGTATTACCATCAGAAATTTGGTCTTGATGTACGCAGTATCCGTTACCCAGGTTTAATTAGCTGGAAAGCTGCTCCGGGTGGTGGTACAACGGATTATGCAATACATATTTTTCATGATGCATTAAAGAAAGCGAGTTATGCTTCTTTCCTTTCTGCTGAAACGGAATTACCAATGATGTATATGGATGATGCGATCCGTGGAACAATAGAATTGATGGATGCTCCGGCAGACCGTATTTCTATTCGTTCGAGCTACAACTTTGCCGGTGTAAGTTTTACGCCTGAAACTTTGGCAGCGGAAATAAGGAAACATATTCCGGAATTTACATTAACTTATACTGCTAACGATCCCCGTCAACAGATCGCTTCAAGCTGGCCCCGTTCAATGGATGATCAGATTGCAAGACGTGACTGGGGTTGGAAGCCTGAATTTGATCTGTCAAAAATGACGATTGATATGTTAAACAATTTAAAAAAGATAGGGTAA
- a CDS encoding YebC/PmpR family DNA-binding transcriptional regulator, whose translation MGRAFEFRKERKFKRWAKMAVQFTRIGKEIVMAVKDGGPNPDTNSRLRTAIQNSKAVNMPKDRVDAAIKRASNKDENGYEEHVYEGYALHGVAILIETATDNTNRTVANVRSYFSKTGGSLGKTGSLDFIFNRKSIFRFVPGEKDLEELEFELIDAGLEELYLESDEEGNDIAVVQTAFEDFGKMQKALEDLGFEMKSAKLERIAMSTTPISEEQALDVFKLIDKLEDDDDVQAVYNNMAE comes from the coding sequence ATGGGAAGAGCATTTGAGTTTAGAAAAGAAAGAAAATTTAAGCGTTGGGCTAAAATGGCCGTGCAGTTCACCCGTATAGGGAAAGAGATTGTAATGGCAGTAAAGGACGGTGGTCCGAATCCTGATACGAATTCACGTTTACGTACAGCAATCCAAAACTCTAAAGCGGTAAATATGCCGAAAGACAGAGTGGATGCTGCAATTAAAAGGGCTTCTAATAAGGATGAGAATGGTTACGAGGAGCATGTTTACGAAGGATATGCACTTCATGGTGTAGCTATATTAATCGAAACTGCTACTGATAATACGAACAGAACTGTAGCTAACGTACGTAGTTACTTTAGTAAAACTGGTGGTTCTTTAGGAAAAACCGGTTCTCTGGATTTTATTTTTAACCGTAAGTCTATTTTTAGATTTGTACCGGGGGAGAAGGATCTGGAAGAGCTGGAATTCGAGTTGATCGATGCTGGTTTGGAAGAGCTATATCTGGAGTCTGATGAAGAGGGCAATGATATCGCTGTTGTTCAAACTGCGTTTGAAGATTTTGGTAAGATGCAGAAGGCGCTGGAAGATTTAGGCTTTGAAATGAAAAGCGCGAAATTGGAGAGGATTGCTATGTCCACAACGCCTATTTCTGAAGAACAGGCGCTTGATGTTTTCAAACTTATTGATAAGTTGGAAGATGATGACGATGTACAGGCTGTTTATAACAATATGGCAGAGTAA